Proteins found in one Pseudomonadota bacterium genomic segment:
- a CDS encoding DUF177 domain-containing protein, with the protein MVIRLLEIEDGVVLKGKIDGSQLREAKDDEFSFLTPVDYDIVVRKFENNVRLEGSIGCSLSLMCGRCLDVFPFKIQTWLDIGLIKKAPVPDTELELAGEDLEVYYYEGDEIDINPLVYEEVLLNIPIKPLCREDCRGLCAVCGKNNNIEECYCNKVSDKLLKEKLNAFLAPQGENYGSSKKKNFSIKKGQTKDAL; encoded by the coding sequence ATGGTTATAAGGCTTTTAGAGATAGAAGATGGAGTTGTATTAAAAGGAAAGATAGACGGCTCACAGTTAAGGGAGGCTAAAGATGATGAGTTTTCCTTTCTTACCCCTGTTGACTATGATATTGTTGTCAGGAAGTTTGAAAACAACGTAAGGCTGGAGGGTTCTATAGGGTGTTCCCTTTCCCTGATGTGCGGAAGGTGTCTGGATGTATTTCCTTTCAAAATACAGACCTGGCTCGATATAGGGCTTATAAAAAAAGCTCCTGTACCGGACACTGAACTTGAACTTGCCGGGGAAGACCTGGAGGTCTATTATTATGAAGGCGATGAGATAGACATAAATCCGCTGGTATATGAAGAGGTGTTGCTGAATATACCGATCAAGCCCCTTTGCAGGGAGGATTGCAGGGGTCTTTGTGCTGTATGCGGAAAAAATAATAACATTGAAGAGTGCTATTGCAATAAGGTTTCAGATAAGTTGCTGAAGGAAAAATTAAACGCTTTTTTAGCGCCTCAAGGAGAGAATTATGGCAGTTCCAAAAAGAAAAACTTCTCAATCAAAAAGGGACAAACGAAGGACGCATTATAA
- a CDS encoding YggT family protein yields MFVFGNLFSGIAYILNLLLDLYFWVIFARAILSWIRPDPSNPIVKTICMLVDPLTYRISRIIPTRIGMVDVAPFILMLAVIFLQKFLVSTLFDMGMRMK; encoded by the coding sequence ATGTTTGTTTTTGGTAATCTGTTTTCGGGCATTGCTTATATATTAAACCTTTTGCTCGATCTTTATTTCTGGGTAATCTTCGCACGGGCCATCCTTTCATGGATAAGGCCTGACCCCTCCAACCCTATTGTCAAAACTATCTGCATGCTTGTAGATCCTCTGACGTACAGAATCTCCAGGATTATCCCCACAAGGATAGGTATGGTTGATGTGGCGCCCTTTATATTAATGCTGGCTGTTATTTTTTTACAAAAGTTTCTTGTATCAACCCTTTTTGACATGGGCATGAGAATGAAATAA
- the fabD gene encoding ACP S-malonyltransferase, with product MKKVGIVFPGQGSQHVGMGKGLFDRFEYVRDLFKTADETLGFSITKLCFEGPEDELRQTYNTQPALLLVSYAVWQVLKEQTGIVPYLVAGHSLGEYTALLAGKFFRFEDALMITRKRGMFMEEACPKGKGGMVALIGADMGKIEPVLQEISHDDYVAVPANLNSKEQVVLSGNVETLKEAVEKLKGIGYKKAVFLNVSGPFHSPLMREAAERLEDELGKIPISDIDIPVVCNVDAGPEQDKNAIPDKLYRQMFSPVLWESCVKRMVKEGVEAFLEVGPQKVLSNLIKRIEPDVPCYNVEEFEDIEAVKGLLA from the coding sequence ATGAAAAAGGTTGGTATTGTTTTTCCGGGTCAGGGTTCTCAGCATGTTGGCATGGGGAAGGGACTCTTTGATAGGTTTGAATATGTGAGAGATTTATTTAAAACAGCCGATGAAACACTTGGTTTTTCAATAACAAAGCTTTGTTTTGAAGGGCCTGAAGATGAATTACGGCAGACATATAATACACAGCCTGCACTGCTCCTTGTTAGTTATGCTGTATGGCAGGTGCTGAAGGAGCAGACGGGTATTGTACCGTACCTTGTTGCAGGGCATAGTCTTGGCGAGTACACGGCGTTGCTTGCAGGCAAATTTTTTAGATTTGAGGACGCCCTGATGATTACGAGAAAAAGAGGCATGTTTATGGAAGAAGCGTGTCCGAAGGGCAAGGGCGGCATGGTAGCCCTCATTGGTGCTGATATGGGAAAGATAGAACCGGTTTTACAGGAAATTTCGCACGACGATTATGTAGCTGTGCCGGCAAACCTTAATTCCAAAGAACAGGTGGTTTTATCGGGCAATGTGGAGACCTTAAAAGAGGCTGTTGAAAAACTTAAGGGAATAGGGTATAAAAAAGCTGTATTCTTAAATGTTTCAGGACCCTTTCATAGCCCCCTGATGAGGGAGGCGGCAGAAAGATTAGAAGACGAACTGGGTAAAATCCCGATCAGTGATATAGATATCCCGGTTGTGTGCAATGTGGATGCCGGCCCTGAACAGGATAAGAATGCCATACCGGACAAGCTTTACAGACAGATGTTTTCGCCCGTTTTATGGGAAAGTTGTGTGAAACGGATGGTAAAGGAAGGCGTGGAGGCGTTCCTGGAGGTAGGCCCCCAGAAAGTACTTTCAAACCTGATTAAGAGAATTGAGCCGGATGTTCCCTGCTATAATGTGGAAGAATTTGAAGATATCGAGGCGGTGAAGGGATTGCTTGCATGA
- the plsX gene encoding phosphate acyltransferase PlsX has protein sequence MKIAVDGMGGDFAPRAVVEGVELACSEKIADIVLLGDEGVIKPLIKNPEGIEIYHTPTYVEMDESPSNALRKKKDSSINKAFELMKAQKVQAVVTAGNSGAAMAFAIFTLGRLGFVDRPAIATLNPNVKGGKSILLDSGGNVDCKPINLAQFALMGDVFARCVLGIDAPRIGILSNAEEETKGNELTREAHTLIKGLGLNYIGYVEGTDIHNGSTDVVVSDGFVGNVALKVSEGVAESLMLLLKEGIEKKVRRKIGYLFMKDVLKEIAKQLDYSETGGAPLLGVDGVCIICHGKSNGKAIKNAIALAKRFVEKNLNEFIKETMQSHQSLQKKKEKKKWIIF, from the coding sequence ATAAAGATAGCGGTTGACGGAATGGGTGGAGACTTCGCACCCCGTGCCGTAGTTGAAGGGGTGGAGCTTGCATGCAGCGAAAAGATAGCGGATATAGTTCTTCTCGGTGATGAAGGAGTTATAAAACCGCTGATAAAAAACCCTGAAGGCATTGAGATTTACCATACGCCTACATATGTTGAGATGGATGAATCCCCTTCAAATGCCCTGCGAAAGAAGAAAGATTCTTCCATTAATAAGGCATTTGAGCTAATGAAGGCCCAAAAGGTTCAGGCTGTTGTTACAGCGGGTAATTCCGGAGCAGCAATGGCCTTTGCTATTTTCACCCTCGGAAGGTTGGGGTTTGTTGACAGGCCGGCTATAGCAACACTGAATCCGAACGTAAAGGGAGGGAAATCGATCCTTCTGGATTCCGGCGGAAATGTTGATTGCAAACCCATAAATCTTGCTCAGTTTGCCCTTATGGGCGATGTATTTGCAAGGTGTGTCCTTGGCATAGATGCCCCGCGGATCGGTATTCTGAGCAACGCTGAAGAAGAGACAAAAGGAAATGAATTAACAAGGGAAGCTCATACCCTGATAAAAGGCCTGGGGCTTAATTATATAGGATATGTGGAAGGCACTGATATTCACAATGGTAGTACCGATGTTGTGGTAAGCGACGGTTTTGTGGGAAATGTGGCGTTGAAGGTAAGCGAGGGGGTGGCAGAGTCTTTAATGCTTTTGCTTAAAGAGGGTATCGAAAAGAAAGTCAGGCGGAAGATAGGCTATCTTTTTATGAAGGATGTATTAAAGGAAATTGCAAAGCAGCTTGATTATTCGGAAACAGGCGGAGCGCCTCTGCTCGGGGTTGACGGCGTCTGTATAATATGCCATGGGAAATCCAATGGGAAAGCGATAAAGAATGCAATTGCATTAGCAAAAAGGTTTGTTGAAAAAAATCTGAACGAATTTATAAAAGAGACAATGCAGAGCCACCAATCACTTCAGAAGAAAAAGGAGAAAAAGAAATGGATTATTTTTTAA
- a CDS encoding tyrosine-type recombinase/integrase, producing the protein MLQKAFKEAVLEAGLTKMASCHTLRHSYATHLLMNGVNIREVQELLGHKNVETTMIYTHVMRDMKNAPKSPLDML; encoded by the coding sequence TTGCTGCAAAAAGCGTTTAAAGAAGCGGTATTAGAAGCTGGTCTGACAAAAATGGCGAGCTGTCATACTCTCCGGCATAGTTACGCCACACATCTTCTTATGAATGGGGTTAATATCAGGGAGGTTCAGGAGTTACTTGGTCATAAGAATGTGGAGACGACAATGATCTATACCCATGTTATGCGAGATATGAAAAACGCACCGAAAAGCCCTCTTGATATGCTTTAG
- the rpiB gene encoding ribose 5-phosphate isomerase B, producing MKIALASDHAGFELKEYIKGIIEKAGYSFVDLGTHTEDSVDYSDFGFKAAELVSTGEADKGILICGTGMGMNIVANKVKGIRASLVQDLYTAIQSRKHLDANVLVLGARVIGKGMAEEIVKVWLGTSFEGGRHERRVKKIKQWEEKHLK from the coding sequence ATGAAGATTGCCCTCGCTTCAGACCATGCCGGTTTTGAGTTGAAGGAGTACATAAAAGGCATTATTGAAAAGGCAGGTTACTCATTTGTTGATTTGGGGACGCACACAGAGGATTCTGTAGATTACTCTGATTTTGGTTTTAAGGCTGCAGAGCTTGTATCAACCGGAGAAGCAGACAAAGGAATACTTATTTGCGGCACCGGTATGGGAATGAATATTGTTGCGAATAAGGTGAAAGGCATACGCGCATCGCTTGTACAAGACCTGTATACAGCCATTCAGAGCAGAAAGCATCTTGATGCAAATGTACTTGTGCTTGGGGCAAGGGTAATCGGCAAAGGGATGGCAGAAGAAATTGTGAAGGTATGGCTCGGAACATCTTTTGAAGGCGGAAGGCACGAGCGAAGGGTGAAAAAGATAAAGCAGTGGGAGGAGAAACACCTTAAATAA
- the fabG gene encoding 3-oxoacyl-[acyl-carrier-protein] reductase, translating to MKDMVTIVTGGAQGIGREIAEFLADKGGDIAIFDIIDGNEVLNAIIEKGRKAEFYQVDVSDFKAVEESVGSVIKNMGQINNLVNNAGITADKLLLRMKEEDWDKVIRVNLKSVFNCTRAVIRHMLRTGGSIVNISSIAGVMGNAGQANYAASKAGIIGFTKSIAKEYGERGIRVNAVAPGFINTKMTEILDDKYKEEMLKAIPLKRYGEPIEIARVVYFLLSEYGEYVTGEVINVNGGLYM from the coding sequence ATGAAAGACATGGTGACAATAGTTACCGGCGGTGCACAGGGCATAGGTCGGGAAATAGCGGAATTTCTGGCGGATAAAGGCGGAGATATTGCCATATTCGATATCATCGATGGGAACGAAGTGCTGAATGCAATAATAGAAAAAGGGCGAAAAGCCGAGTTTTATCAAGTTGATGTATCAGATTTCAAGGCTGTTGAAGAATCTGTCGGCAGTGTGATAAAAAATATGGGGCAGATCAACAACCTTGTTAATAATGCCGGTATTACGGCTGATAAATTGTTGCTGAGGATGAAGGAAGAAGACTGGGACAAGGTAATCCGGGTGAACCTGAAAAGCGTTTTTAACTGCACAAGGGCGGTTATCAGGCATATGTTGAGAACCGGCGGTTCTATTGTGAATATTTCGTCGATTGCCGGGGTGATGGGAAATGCCGGCCAGGCAAATTATGCTGCAAGCAAAGCAGGTATTATAGGTTTTACGAAAAGCATAGCAAAGGAATACGGCGAGAGAGGGATACGGGTAAATGCCGTTGCCCCGGGTTTTATTAACACAAAGATGACGGAAATATTAGATGATAAATATAAGGAGGAAATGCTTAAGGCAATTCCCTTAAAAAGATATGGTGAACCAATAGAAATAGCCCGGGTAGTATATTTCCTGCTTTCTGAATATGGGGAGTATGTTACAGGGGAGGTGATAAACGTTAACGGTGGTCTGTATATGTAA
- the fabF gene encoding beta-ketoacyl-ACP synthase II, producing the protein MKRRVVATGVGLATPLGIGIENVWQRILNGESGIAPITRFDTTLHETKFAGEIKEFKPEDYIPPKEIKRMDLFIQYALAASKVAVEDAGLDMSKEDAERIGVVVGTGLGGLPTIEKYHSVLLERGPSRITPFFIPMLIANEAPGHIAIQYGMKGPNLSIVTACATGSHSIGEASRIIQYGDADVMVAGGTEANLTPLTVGGFNAMKALSTRNDAPQKASRPFDKDRNGFVVSEGSGIVVLEELEHALKRGAKIYGEIAGYGYNGDAYHITAPCPDGEGFIRCIKMALKDGGISPEDVDYINAHGTSTELNDYTETLAIKEVFKEKAYKIPVSSTKSMTGHLLGAAGAIEAIFSLLSIRDNICPPTINYETPDPQCDLDYVPNVSRSHRIDVAMSNSFGFGGTNSTLVFRRFN; encoded by the coding sequence TTGAAAAGAAGGGTGGTTGCCACTGGTGTAGGTCTTGCAACGCCTCTCGGTATCGGAATAGAAAATGTATGGCAGCGAATTTTGAACGGTGAATCGGGGATAGCCCCGATCACCCGTTTCGACACTACCCTGCATGAGACGAAATTTGCCGGTGAGATCAAGGAATTTAAACCTGAAGACTATATCCCCCCAAAAGAGATTAAAAGAATGGATCTGTTTATCCAGTATGCCCTTGCAGCTTCCAAGGTAGCAGTGGAAGATGCGGGCCTTGACATGAGCAAAGAGGACGCCGAAAGAATAGGTGTAGTAGTAGGTACGGGACTCGGGGGCTTGCCGACCATTGAAAAGTACCACAGCGTACTTCTGGAACGTGGTCCCAGTAGAATTACGCCTTTTTTTATCCCTATGCTTATAGCGAATGAGGCGCCGGGCCATATTGCGATTCAGTACGGTATGAAAGGCCCGAATCTGTCCATTGTCACGGCATGTGCAACAGGCTCGCATTCCATTGGAGAGGCATCACGGATAATCCAGTATGGGGATGCCGATGTCATGGTGGCGGGAGGAACTGAAGCTAACCTTACTCCCCTTACTGTTGGCGGTTTCAATGCAATGAAGGCGCTTTCCACACGGAATGATGCGCCCCAGAAAGCTTCACGCCCCTTTGACAAGGACAGGAACGGTTTTGTTGTCTCTGAAGGTTCGGGGATAGTAGTTCTTGAAGAGCTTGAACATGCCTTGAAAAGAGGTGCAAAGATATACGGGGAGATAGCCGGTTACGGGTATAATGGGGATGCATACCATATTACTGCCCCATGCCCGGACGGAGAGGGCTTTATCCGTTGCATAAAAATGGCGTTGAAAGACGGCGGAATATCACCGGAAGATGTGGATTATATTAATGCCCACGGAACATCAACGGAATTGAACGACTATACAGAGACGCTTGCAATAAAAGAGGTATTCAAAGAAAAAGCATACAAGATCCCGGTAAGTTCCACCAAATCGATGACAGGTCATTTACTGGGCGCCGCAGGGGCGATAGAGGCAATATTTTCTCTGTTGAGTATAAGGGATAATATCTGTCCTCCTACAATCAACTATGAAACACCTGACCCGCAGTGTGACCTTGATTACGTGCCCAATGTATCAAGGAGTCACAGGATAGATGTTGCCATGTCAAATTCATTCGGTTTTGGGGGTACGAACTCGACTCTCGTATTCCGGAGATTTAATTGA
- a CDS encoding acyl-CoA dehydrogenase family protein, producing MDYFLTEEQRQIQALARRIMEEKILPVRAELDEKEEFPWAVMKACADTGLFGVNIPEEYGGTGGGVFENCLVVEELSKGCLGISVSYAASLLGAYPILLGGSEAQKKKYLTEIASGNKLGAFALTEANAGSDAQGIRTEAKKMGDEYILNGTKQWITNGGEAEIYSVIAMTDRKKGGRGATGFIVEKGMEGFSFGKKEKKLGIRASATRELVFQDCKVPKENVIGREGMGFILAMKTFDRTRPGIGAQAVGVAQSALDEAVNYAREREQFERKIITFQALQHMLADMAIQVEAARALIYAVARYIDSNPKDFSKVSAIAKVFPSDVAMKVTVDAIQIFGGYGYMKEYPVEKMMRDAKILQIYEGANQIQRNVIALELVKEAASKKKR from the coding sequence ATGGATTATTTTTTAACGGAAGAACAGAGGCAGATACAGGCATTGGCTCGGAGAATTATGGAAGAAAAAATACTGCCTGTAAGGGCAGAGCTTGACGAGAAAGAGGAATTCCCCTGGGCTGTCATGAAGGCGTGTGCGGATACAGGTCTTTTTGGCGTAAATATTCCCGAGGAATATGGCGGGACAGGCGGGGGAGTATTTGAGAACTGTCTTGTTGTTGAAGAATTGAGCAAGGGTTGTCTTGGTATTTCTGTAAGCTATGCAGCGAGCCTTCTTGGTGCGTATCCGATCCTGCTCGGCGGTTCTGAGGCACAGAAGAAAAAATATCTGACGGAGATAGCGAGCGGCAACAAGCTCGGCGCGTTTGCCCTGACAGAGGCGAATGCAGGGAGCGATGCGCAGGGAATCAGGACAGAGGCAAAAAAAATGGGGGACGAATACATCCTGAACGGCACAAAACAATGGATTACAAACGGCGGTGAGGCTGAAATATACAGTGTTATTGCAATGACCGACAGAAAAAAAGGCGGCAGGGGTGCAACAGGATTTATCGTTGAAAAGGGTATGGAAGGTTTTTCCTTTGGCAAAAAAGAGAAGAAGCTTGGCATAAGGGCTTCTGCGACAAGAGAGCTTGTATTTCAGGATTGCAAAGTTCCTAAAGAAAATGTTATAGGTAGAGAGGGGATGGGTTTCATTCTTGCTATGAAGACATTTGACAGGACAAGGCCTGGTATCGGTGCACAGGCCGTTGGGGTTGCACAGAGCGCGCTAGATGAAGCGGTTAATTATGCCAGAGAGAGGGAACAATTTGAGAGGAAGATTATCACGTTCCAGGCCCTGCAGCATATGCTTGCCGATATGGCAATACAGGTCGAGGCTGCTCGTGCCCTTATATATGCTGTTGCGCGATACATAGACAGCAATCCGAAGGATTTTTCAAAGGTCTCGGCTATAGCGAAGGTTTTCCCGAGCGATGTGGCGATGAAGGTAACTGTTGATGCCATCCAGATCTTTGGAGGATACGGGTACATGAAAGAATACCCGGTTGAAAAGATGATGAGGGATGCAAAGATACTCCAGATATATGAAGGGGCAAACCAGATTCAAAGGAATGTAATCGCCCTTGAGCTTGTAAAAGAGGCTGCATCGAAGAAGAAGAGATAA
- a CDS encoding redoxin domain-containing protein, with translation MGIYKKYSIMLLMTLILLSLMPVKAMSLEPGTKAPQFNIKSGDDKKLPFNTLQGKAVIILYESKDAIELNRSFKNELATLLNGSETLKARTMVLSVIDCSSASWVIRSVWKKNLVKNSKKENLIVYGDWDGKMSTDYGMEDNKSNIVIIDRTGIIRFFKSGKLNNNEINQCKDLIQKLAGDM, from the coding sequence ATGGGTATTTACAAAAAGTATTCCATTATGTTGTTAATGACGCTTATCCTTTTATCCTTAATGCCTGTAAAAGCGATGAGTCTTGAACCGGGTACAAAAGCGCCTCAATTCAACATTAAATCCGGTGATGATAAAAAGTTGCCTTTCAATACACTTCAGGGCAAAGCGGTTATCATTCTCTATGAGTCAAAAGATGCTATTGAGCTGAACAGGTCTTTTAAAAATGAGCTTGCAACATTGTTGAACGGCTCAGAGACATTGAAAGCCCGTACAATGGTTTTATCTGTTATCGACTGTTCTTCTGCATCATGGGTTATAAGAAGTGTATGGAAAAAGAATCTGGTAAAAAACTCGAAGAAAGAAAACCTGATAGTTTATGGAGATTGGGATGGCAAGATGTCTACAGATTATGGGATGGAAGATAATAAAAGCAATATTGTTATCATAGATCGTACGGGAATAATCAGATTTTTTAAATCAGGAAAACTGAACAACAATGAAATAAATCAGTGTAAAGACCTGATCCAAAAGCTTGCAGGGGATATGTAA
- a CDS encoding DUF167 domain-containing protein yields the protein MNIEIKVITNAKKRGVVREGIGLKVRLTSLPVEGKANEELIGYLSDIFNVKRSEVKIVRGDKDKRKLVSIPVDEAAIERVAGKTTTVTTG from the coding sequence GTGAATATCGAGATAAAAGTTATAACCAATGCAAAAAAGAGAGGGGTTGTTCGGGAAGGCATTGGCTTAAAGGTAAGACTCACATCACTGCCCGTTGAAGGCAAGGCAAATGAGGAGCTTATAGGATATCTTTCAGATATTTTCAATGTGAAAAGGTCTGAAGTTAAGATAGTAAGGGGAGATAAGGACAAGAGAAAACTTGTCTCAATACCCGTTGATGAAGCGGCGATAGAAAGAGTAGCAGGTAAAACCACAACAGTTACAACAGGTTAA
- the acpP gene encoding acyl carrier protein: MTVTEKVKEMIVEQLGVNESEVVPEAKFIDDLGADSLDIVELIMALEDAYGIEIPDEDAEKMETVGDAIKYIEQRMAEK; encoded by the coding sequence ATGACAGTAACAGAAAAGGTAAAAGAGATGATTGTTGAGCAGCTCGGTGTAAATGAGTCTGAAGTAGTCCCTGAAGCAAAATTTATTGATGACCTTGGAGCTGACTCTCTTGACATTGTTGAGCTCATCATGGCACTGGAAGACGCGTACGGGATTGAAATCCCTGATGAAGATGCAGAGAAAATGGAGACCGTGGGGGATGCAATCAAATATATAGAACAGCGTATGGCAGAAAAATAA
- a CDS encoding integron integrase, whose translation MSTNSNTQSEQTGKLSQLWWATIEETRKEIRLRHYSTSTEKTYIGWIVRFALYTKNKEPDKIDGDDIKNYLTYLAIKERVSASTQNQAFSSLLFLSRYALKCPIGNIDKVARAKKGTYLPVVLSSEEVKRLLSCMDGQYLLMAQLLYGCGLRLSECLRLRVKDIDFENSLVLVHSGKGDEDRSLVLPKMIKEALKKHIADTKIMHEKDIAIGYGEVSLPNALDKKYPNAGKSWVWQWVFPARRPSVDPKSGKIMRWHFRPRIAAKSV comes from the coding sequence ATGTCAACAAACAGTAATACGCAGAGCGAGCAAACTGGAAAATTATCTCAACTATGGTGGGCTACAATTGAAGAAACAAGAAAGGAGATACGTCTGCGCCATTACTCTACAAGTACTGAAAAAACATACATTGGCTGGATAGTCCGTTTTGCATTATATACAAAAAACAAGGAGCCGGACAAGATTGACGGAGACGATATAAAAAACTACCTTACTTATCTTGCCATAAAAGAGCGAGTATCGGCTTCAACCCAAAACCAGGCATTTAGTTCTCTCCTTTTTTTGAGTCGTTATGCACTGAAATGCCCTATAGGTAACATTGATAAAGTTGCCCGGGCAAAAAAAGGGACTTATCTTCCTGTGGTTTTGAGCAGTGAGGAGGTGAAGCGTCTGCTTTCTTGTATGGATGGACAATATCTGCTTATGGCACAGCTTCTATACGGATGCGGTTTACGTCTTTCCGAATGTTTACGTTTGAGGGTAAAAGATATTGACTTTGAAAATAGCCTTGTTTTAGTGCACTCCGGCAAAGGTGATGAAGACCGCTCTCTTGTACTGCCGAAGATGATAAAAGAGGCACTTAAAAAGCATATTGCCGATACCAAGATAATGCATGAAAAAGATATTGCCATTGGATATGGAGAGGTGTCATTGCCTAATGCGCTTGATAAAAAATACCCTAATGCCGGGAAAAGCTGGGTATGGCAATGGGTTTTCCCGGCCAGAAGACCTTCTGTTGATCCGAAAAGCGGCAAGATCATGCGCTGGCATTTTAGACCCCGCATTGCTGCAAAAAGCGTTTAA
- the rpmF gene encoding 50S ribosomal protein L32 produces the protein MAVPKRKTSQSKRDKRRTHYKLTAVNVVLCPNCKEPKLPHIVCPKCGFYRGKQFLKVKEA, from the coding sequence ATGGCAGTTCCAAAAAGAAAAACTTCTCAATCAAAAAGGGACAAACGAAGGACGCATTATAAATTAACAGCTGTTAATGTTGTGCTTTGTCCGAACTGTAAAGAACCCAAATTACCGCACATTGTCTGTCCGAAGTGCGGATTTTATAGGGGAAAACAGTTTTTAAAGGTCAAAGAAGCATAA
- the mtaB gene encoding tRNA (N(6)-L-threonylcarbamoyladenosine(37)-C(2))-methylthiotransferase MtaB, protein MKYFIHTTGCKANQWDSYVISSNLESAGMTRSPMSLADIIIIDACTLTDGAERDIRRFVNQSRRKNEKAKIIIAGCHGQVYPERSFGADLILGQAEKFRITDFLDKKGVFVSERELFSLETCAVDILPINKTRFFLKIQDGCDKFCSYCVVPYARGKPRSRPIKEILETLGELKQKGVKEVVLTGIEIASYRDPASNKDLKNLLALLETSVTPERIRISSIDPLYIDGEFIEIVAGSQKITRSLHVPLQSASDAILEKMGRRYNRAYINDIIANIQNKIRGVGIGMDVIVGFPGEDEEVFEETYRFLESAPIYYLHVFPYAARKGTAAFSMAGGIPESAKKQRVRRFKTLDAEKRLAFYQQFVGTEQVIIPEGKLYKGLYMRGYTDNYMPVYIPYQKNLENKLVMVKIKGIEESLLLGAVNLIAADGQDFKDETKI, encoded by the coding sequence ATGAAATATTTCATCCATACCACCGGCTGCAAGGCAAATCAATGGGATTCTTATGTGATTTCCAGCAATCTGGAAAGCGCGGGAATGACCCGATCCCCCATGTCCCTTGCCGATATTATTATCATTGATGCCTGCACGTTAACGGACGGGGCGGAAAGGGATATCAGGAGGTTTGTCAACCAGAGCCGCAGGAAGAATGAGAAGGCGAAGATTATCATTGCCGGTTGTCACGGACAGGTCTACCCTGAGCGTTCTTTCGGCGCCGACCTTATTCTGGGTCAGGCCGAGAAGTTCCGCATCACTGATTTCCTCGACAAAAAGGGTGTTTTTGTGTCGGAAAGGGAGCTGTTTTCTCTGGAAACATGCGCTGTTGATATACTGCCCATCAATAAAACCAGGTTTTTTTTGAAGATTCAGGATGGCTGCGATAAATTTTGCAGTTATTGTGTAGTTCCCTATGCAAGGGGAAAGCCGAGAAGCAGGCCTATCAAGGAGATTCTGGAGACCCTAGGTGAACTGAAACAAAAGGGGGTAAAGGAAGTTGTCCTCACCGGCATAGAGATAGCCTCTTATAGAGACCCGGCGTCAAATAAGGATTTAAAGAATTTGCTCGCCCTCCTTGAAACAAGCGTGACGCCGGAACGTATACGGATAAGCTCGATCGATCCTCTTTATATTGATGGAGAATTTATTGAGATTGTCGCCGGTTCTCAAAAGATTACAAGAAGCCTCCATGTCCCGCTACAGAGCGCATCCGATGCGATACTTGAAAAGATGGGGCGGCGCTATAACCGTGCCTATATAAATGATATCATTGCAAATATTCAAAATAAGATAAGAGGCGTCGGCATCGGTATGGACGTGATAGTGGGGTTCCCCGGAGAGGACGAAGAGGTATTTGAAGAAACGTACCGGTTTCTTGAATCGGCCCCGATATACTACCTCCATGTTTTTCCCTATGCCGCGCGGAAGGGGACAGCGGCTTTTTCCATGGCAGGAGGCATTCCCGAATCTGCAAAAAAACAGAGGGTGCGCAGGTTTAAAACGCTTGATGCCGAAAAAAGGCTGGCTTTTTATCAGCAGTTTGTTGGCACAGAACAGGTGATTATACCGGAGGGCAAACTCTATAAGGGGCTATACATGAGGGGCTATACCGATAACTATATGCCGGTATATATCCCATATCAGAAAAACCTTGAAAATAAGCTGGTAATGGTTAAAATTAAGGGAATTGAGGAAAGTCTACTGCTTGGGGCAGTGAATCTTATCGCTGCAGACGGACAGGATTTCAAAGACGAGACTAAAATATGA